Genomic segment of Caldanaerobius polysaccharolyticus DSM 13641:
TTTGGCGAGGTCTTGGGTGTCGACATTAAGGCGCCATTTTTGAGGTTGACTTATCACGAAGCGATGGCCAGATTTGGCAGTGACAAACCCGATATGAGATTTGGAATGGAGCTAAAGGACCTTTCTGATATACTGCAAAACACGAACTTTAATGTCTTCAGGTCAGCGCTATCAAAGGGCAGCGTTAGAGCGATAAACGCTGAAGGGTGTGCTCAGAGGTTTAGCAGAAGAGAGATTGACGCGCTGGTGGATCTCGCTAAGGACTTTGGCGCAAAAGGGTTAGCGTGGATAGCAATGGATTCAGAAGGCCCTAAGTCGCCAATTCTCAAATTCCTCAGCGAGGATGAGATAAGCGGCATAATCAGAAGGCTAGACGCCAAGACAGGGGATCTTTTGCTTATGGTGGCCGATGAGGATTCGGTGGTTTTTGATGTGCTAGGTAGGCTTAGGTTGTACCTTGGCAAAAAATTGGATTTAATGAAAAAGGATGATTACAAGTTCTTATGGGTTGTGGACTTCCCATTGCTGGAATGGGATGAAGAAGAACACAGATATACTGCTATGCATCACCCTTTCACAGCTCCTAAAGATGAGGACATCCCGCTTCTGGATACAGAGCCTCAAAAAGCTCGCGCCAAGGCTTACGATATAATATTAAATGGCGTTGAATTAGGAGGAGGAAGCATAAGGATACATTCGACGGAAATTCAGGAAAAAATGTTTAAGGTATTGGGATTTACTCGTGAATCCGCCTGGGAAAGGTTTGGATTTTTAATGGAAGCGTTCAAGTATGGTGCACCTCCCCACGGTGGACTGGCTTATGGTTTTGATAGATTGATAATGCTCCTTACAGGTACGGATAACATAAGGGATGTCATCGCATTTCCTAAGACTCAAAACGGCTCATGCCTGCTGACAGGAGCCCCATCACCCGTGGATGCGAAGCAATTAAGGGAGCTGCACGTTAAACTGGATCTATGAGACAGCATGCTTTTTCCAGGACGGAGTTGTTGCTGGGGCCTGAGGCCATGGAGAAGCTTTATAAAAGCACTGTGGCTGTGTTTGGAATTGGTGGCGTAGGGTCCTACGTGGTGGAGGCCCTAGCTAGGTCTGGTGTTGGAAAATTAGTGCTAATCGACGATGATGATATTTGCCTTACCAATATAAACAGGCAAATCCACGCTACCAGAAAGACTGTAGGCCAACCTAAGGTTGAAGTTATGGCCCAGCGGGTGATGGATATAAATCCTAATGCTCAGGTGGTGACATTTAAAGAGTTTTACCTTCCTGATAACGCAGACAAGATGATCTCAGTTGACTACGATTACGTAGTGGACGCAGTGGACACGGTTACGGCCAAGGTAGACCTGGTGGTGAGATGCAAGCAGTTAAATATTCCCATAATCAGCGCCATGGGGGCAGGGAATAAACTGGATCCTACGAAATTGAAAGTAGCGGACATATTTGAAACCAAGATATGCCCCCTGGCAAAGGTCATGAGATATGAATTGAGAAAGAGAGGCGTAAAGTCTCTAAAAGTGGTTTACTCTGAAGAAGAACCCATAAAACCTGATATATACAATATCGCGACGTGTAAAAGCCATTGTATATGTCCTGATAAAAGCAAGGGAAGATGTGCGCTGAGGAGGCAAATCCCAGGCAGTGTTTCCTTTGTTCCGCCTGTTATGGGTTTTATAATAGCCGGTGAGGTTATAAAGGACATTATAGGTTATAATAAGATGCGAGGAGATGTTAATAAGTGAGTGCATCTTACAAGGAGCAAAAAGAAGATCTTATAAAGCGTCTGAAGAAAATAGAAGGCCAAATCAAAGGAATTCAGAAGATGATTGAAGAGGAAAAGTATTGCGTGGACGTGTTAGTGCAGATTGCAGCAGTGAGATCGGCTATAAACAAGGTAGGCTCTATAATACTTAAAAGCCATGCGATGGGTTGTGTGATCAATGCCATGGGCGCCGAGGAGCGAAAGGAAAAGGTAGATGAACTGGTAGATACATTTATTAAATTTATGAAATAACTTATTGTGAAAGGAGGTAGTACCTGGCAAGGGGTGACTTTAGCCGGGTGATGAAATATGGTAGTGGAATTGACAGCAGACAATTTTGAACAAGAAGTTTTAAAGTCAGATAAGCCTGTTTTGGTGGATTTTTGGGCCGCGTGGTGTGGGCCGTGCAGGATGGTATCTCCGATTATTGATGAGCTGGCAGAGGATTACGATGGAAGAGTTAAGGTAGGAAAGGTAAATGTAGACGAACAGAGAGGTTTGGCCCAGAGATATGGGGTTATGAGCATACCCACTATAATATTATTTAAGGATGGCCAGATTTTTGATAAAATAATAGGTGCTAGGCCAAAAAAAGAATTTCAAGCTTTTGTTGAAAAAGCTCTATAAAAGCGGGATGATTTATCCCGCTTTTTTGTAAAGTTTAAGGATTTTCACAAAAGAGCTTACAAGAAGCAAGCCTGCTGCTATGGCCAGCGCAATTGTCCCTGTCTCTATTCCGTAACTTACCGCCTCTTTATACTTCTGTTGTAAGATTGAGATCATTGTGTAATAACATCCTGCCCCTGGCACCAACATGATGAGAGCCGGTATGATGAACATGGTAACAGGCTTTTTATGGAGCCTGGCATATACTTCGCCGGCTATAGCTACGATTATTGAGGCTATAAATGATGCCATCACCTTTGAACCGCTTAACTTGTAGAATGCTAAGTAACACAGCCATCCCAGTGCACCACATATCCCGTTGCTTATCAGTTCATCCCTCGGCACATTGAACACTACAGCAAAAGAAATTGTAGCAAAGAAGGCGTAGGCGATTTGCTCTAGCATGACTTGCTACCTCCAGAATCTGATGTAAACATTTAAAATCGTACCTATACCTGCTGCCACGCCGATTGCTATAACCAGTGCTTCTGCTGCTCTGGAAGATCCCGAAACCAGATCGCCGGAAATAGTATCTCTGATGGCATTGGTAAGAGCTACCCCTGGTACCATAATCATAACGGCGCCGATTATAATCCTGTCGATGTTGTGCCCTAATCCCGCATTTACCAGGACAATTGTCATAATAGCTGTGATAAAGCCACCCAGTATGTTGGTGAAGAAAAGGGAGAGGTTGTATCTGTCCAAAAGTAGCAATATGTACTCTACGGCAGTGGCTATAATCAGCGTAGCTAGCGAGTCCATGTATGTTCCGCCGAAGACCAGGGTAAAGAAAGCAGATCCTATTCCACCGCATAGCGTTCTAATCGCCATGGGGTATTTTTTAGTTTTTTTAATTTCATCCAGAATAGCAAAGCCTTCCTCCGCTGTAATCTTTTTGCTTGCCAGTTGCCTCGAAAAATCATTGATAAGGGATACTTTATTTAAATCAATGGACCTGTTGTCAATGCGCTTGATAACGGATATTACTTCGCCGCTGGTATCTTCTACGGATACAAAAATCCCTGTGGGAGTTACAAAGCTTTCTGGATGGGGTATTCCTCCGCTTGTACATATCCTCTTTATGGTGTCTTCTACCCTGTATGTTTCGGCTCCCGATTTTAACATCATTTCACCGGCGCATACAGCCATTTTCAGCACTTTTTTTGATTCCATTTGCCTCACCTGTTATTATTTTAGCATAATTAGATATTGAAATATAGTGATACTTGACATTGGTTTATGCATATGCTAAATTATTTATGGATATCCTAGTATGTAGCTAGGAATTGTTGGAGGTGCAGTATGAGACTTTCTACAAAAGGCCAGTACGGGCTCAGAGCCATGTTTGAATTAGCTTTAAGCTATGGCGAAGGTCCTGTAGCTTTAAAGACTATAGCAGAGAAGCAGGAGATATCAGAGCACTATCTAGAACAGCTGATAGCTGTGCTGAAAAAAGCCGGCCTTGTGAAAAGCACTAGAGGAGCTCAAGGGGGATATACGCTGGCTATGGAGCCTGATAAAATAACGGTAGGTGACATTTTAAGAGCGCTGGAAGGTCCTTTGGCTCCAGTAGAGTGTGTAATTGACGGCGAAGAGATAGAGTGCAGCCGAGCGGACTTTTGCGTTTCCAGACTGGTATGGAAAAAGATAAAGGACAGCTTAAATAAGGTAGTGGATTCTATAACTCTAAAGGACATGGTAGATGATTACAGTAAGATGAATGTTAAGGATTCGTACATGTATTATATATAATTGAGGAGGCTTACTTATGAATAGAGTTTATCTTGATAATGCCGCGACGACACCGGTTAAAAAAGAAGTGTTGGAGGAGATGTTGCCGTATTTCACAGAGAAATTCGGAAATGCCTCGACCCTTTATTCCTATGGCAGGGAAGCGAGAGAAGCTTTAGATAAAGCCAGAGATAGGGTTGCAAAGGCGCTGGGAGCTGACCCCGCTGAGATTTACTTTACCAGCGGAGGCACTGAGTCTGATAACTGGGCTATCAAGGCTGCGGCTTATGCTATGAGGGAGAAAGGCAACCACATAATAACCACGTCCATAGAGCACCATGCGGTACTTCATACCTGTGAATACCTTAAAAAGCAAGGCTATGAGGTGACGTACCTTCCGGTGGATGAGTACGGCCTTGTAGACGTGGAAGAATTAAAAAAGGCGATAACCGATAAGACTATCCTTATCTCTGTTATGTACGCCAATAACGAAGTAGGCACTATTGAGCCTGTGGCTGAAATTGGGCAGATAGCGAAGGAACGGGGTATACTGTTCCATACCGATGCGGTACAAGCAGTGGGCCATATACCCGTGGATGTAAAAGAAATCAATTGCGATATGCTGTCGCTGTCAGGTCATAAATTTTACGGTCCTAAGGGTATAGGTGCTCTTTATATGAGAAAAGGCGTGAAGATACATCCGTACATGCACGGTGGAGCTCAGGAAAAAGGCCGAAGGGCAGGTACTGAAAACGTAGCAGCAATAGTTGGGCTGGGAAAGGCCATAGAGCTGGCGACTCAAAACCTTGATGAAAACATGAAAAAATTAACGCGGCTGAGAAATAAGCTTATAGACGGCCTGTTAAGCAAGATAGACCACGTAAAACTAAATGGCCATCCGGAAAAAAGGCTTCCGGGCAATGTGAACATATCAGTGGAATACGTAGAAGGCGAATCCATGCTTTTAAGCTTGGATATGAAAGGAATATGTGCCTCCAGTGGTTCTGCGTGTACCTCCGGCTCGTTAGATCCATCTCATGTCTTGCTGGCGATGGGGTTACCCCATGAACTGGCCCACGGCTCCTTGAGGTTTTCTATAGGCGAGCAGAACAGCGAAGAGGACATTGACTATGTTCTGGAGGTTTTACCTGATATCGTGTCAAGGTTAAGAGAGATGTCTCCATTATACGAAAAAGTGAGAGAGGGGAAATGATATATGTACAGTGAAAAAGTCATGGATCATTTTATGAATCCTAGAAATGTTGGCGAAATACCTGACGCCGATGGGGTATTTGAGGTAGGAAACCCTGTCTGTGGCGATATAATGAAAATCTACCTCAAAATAAAAGACGGGATAATAGTGGACGCTAAATTTAAGACATTCGGATGTGGCGCTGCAGTGGCGACAAGCAGTATGGCTACTGAGATGATAAAGGGAAAGTCTATAGAGGAAGCGTTAAAGCTGACTAATAAAGCAGTGGCAGAGGCCTTAGATGGGCTGCCTCCTGTGAAGATGCACTGTTCTGTTCTGGCAGAGGAGGCCGTAAAAGGAGCCATAGAAGATTATTATAAAAAGCACGGCATTAACAAGCAGGTGGAGTGATGGCGAAAAAGGTTGTTTTAGGAATGAGCGGCGGAGTGGATAGCTCTGTCGCTGCGTATTTATTGCAAAAGGAAGGCTATGAAGTCATAGGCGTGACCATGCAGATATGGCCTGACGAGGATGAAGAAAAAGTGCTTCACGAAGGCGGTTGTTGCTCTTTGTCAGCAGTGGAAGATGCCCGCAGGGTAGCCAGTATGTTGGGCATACCTTATTACGTGTTGAATTTTAAGGACATTTTTAAAGAAAAAGTAATCGACTATTTTGTAGACGAGTACATTCATGGCAACACCCCCAACCCGTGCATTGCGTGTAACCGATTTATAAAATTTGAAGCGCTGCTGCATAGGGCGCGTTCAATAGGAGCTGACTATGTGGCTACAGGCCATTACGCTAAGATAGAGTACGACGATGGGTTGGGGAGGTACCTCCTTAAAAAAGCTGTGGACCAGAAAAAAGATCAGACTTACGTACTTTATAGTTTTACTCAGGAGCAGCTAAAGCATACCCTCATGCCTTTAGGCTACTATACCAAGTCCCAGATAAGGGAGATAGCTAGTAGTCTGAAATTGCCTGTAGCAACTAAACCTGAGAGCCAGGAGATATGCTTTGTACCTGATGATGATTACGGCAGATTCATTGAAGAGCAAAAGCCTGATTGTGTGAAGAGCGGTTATTTTGTGGATACAAAGGGTAACGTGCTAGGAAGGCATAAAGGCATCGCCCATTACACCATAGGTCAGCGCAGAGGTCTTGGTATATCTGCAGGTAGGCCGTTGTACGTGGTTGATATAATACCTGAAGAAAACGTAGTAGTTGTCGGTGAAGAAGAGGACGTATATGGCGACGAGTTGTTTGCAAAGGATTTAAATTTCATACCTTTTGAGAGATTGGAGAGGGCGATGGAGGTTAACGCTAAAATAAGGTATACGGCGAAGGAGGCACCTGCTACCATCTTTCCTATTGAAAATGACAAGGTAAAGGTAAAGTTTAAGGAACCTCAAAGGGCTATCACACCTGGACAGGCTGTGGTGTTTTACGATGGTGATATATTGGTAGGAGGGGGAATTATAACAAGAAACCCCTGAGAATGCACCTTGTGAAGGTGCATTTTTTGTTTTTAAAGAGA
This window contains:
- a CDS encoding threonine/serine exporter family protein, with protein sequence MLEQIAYAFFATISFAVVFNVPRDELISNGICGALGWLCYLAFYKLSGSKVMASFIASIIVAIAGEVYARLHKKPVTMFIIPALIMLVPGAGCYYTMISILQQKYKEAVSYGIETGTIALAIAAGLLLVSSFVKILKLYKKAG
- the nifS gene encoding cysteine desulfurase NifS — its product is MNRVYLDNAATTPVKKEVLEEMLPYFTEKFGNASTLYSYGREAREALDKARDRVAKALGADPAEIYFTSGGTESDNWAIKAAAYAMREKGNHIITTSIEHHAVLHTCEYLKKQGYEVTYLPVDEYGLVDVEELKKAITDKTILISVMYANNEVGTIEPVAEIGQIAKERGILFHTDAVQAVGHIPVDVKEINCDMLSLSGHKFYGPKGIGALYMRKGVKIHPYMHGGAQEKGRRAGTENVAAIVGLGKAIELATQNLDENMKKLTRLRNKLIDGLLSKIDHVKLNGHPEKRLPGNVNISVEYVEGESMLLSLDMKGICASSGSACTSGSLDPSHVLLAMGLPHELAHGSLRFSIGEQNSEEDIDYVLEVLPDIVSRLREMSPLYEKVREGK
- a CDS encoding tRNA threonylcarbamoyladenosine dehydratase; its protein translation is MRQHAFSRTELLLGPEAMEKLYKSTVAVFGIGGVGSYVVEALARSGVGKLVLIDDDDICLTNINRQIHATRKTVGQPKVEVMAQRVMDINPNAQVVTFKEFYLPDNADKMISVDYDYVVDAVDTVTAKVDLVVRCKQLNIPIISAMGAGNKLDPTKLKVADIFETKICPLAKVMRYELRKRGVKSLKVVYSEEEPIKPDIYNIATCKSHCICPDKSKGRCALRRQIPGSVSFVPPVMGFIIAGEVIKDIIGYNKMRGDVNK
- a CDS encoding RrF2 family transcriptional regulator, which codes for MRLSTKGQYGLRAMFELALSYGEGPVALKTIAEKQEISEHYLEQLIAVLKKAGLVKSTRGAQGGYTLAMEPDKITVGDILRALEGPLAPVECVIDGEEIECSRADFCVSRLVWKKIKDSLNKVVDSITLKDMVDDYSKMNVKDSYMYYI
- the aspS gene encoding aspartate--tRNA ligase, which encodes MSELLSGLKRTHMCGLLTESEVGCKVVVMGWVQRRRDLGGLIFIDLRDRTGIVQVVFDQSSGDVFEKAEKVRNEYVLAIVGDVVKRDEDTYNPNIPTGTIEIRAKELKILSTSETPPFLIEDDVNVSESIRLKYRYLDLRRPRMQNYIATRSRVAKIVRDYLISNGFLEIETPYLTKSTPEGARDFLVPSRLQPGTFYALPQSPQLFKQLLMISGCDRYFQIARCFRDEDLRADRQPDFTQIDMEMSFVEEDDVMEINEGLLKRIFGEVLGVDIKAPFLRLTYHEAMARFGSDKPDMRFGMELKDLSDILQNTNFNVFRSALSKGSVRAINAEGCAQRFSRREIDALVDLAKDFGAKGLAWIAMDSEGPKSPILKFLSEDEISGIIRRLDAKTGDLLLMVADEDSVVFDVLGRLRLYLGKKLDLMKKDDYKFLWVVDFPLLEWDEEEHRYTAMHHPFTAPKDEDIPLLDTEPQKARAKAYDIILNGVELGGGSIRIHSTEIQEKMFKVLGFTRESAWERFGFLMEAFKYGAPPHGGLAYGFDRLIMLLTGTDNIRDVIAFPKTQNGSCLLTGAPSPVDAKQLRELHVKLDL
- the nifU gene encoding Fe-S cluster assembly scaffold protein NifU, yielding MYSEKVMDHFMNPRNVGEIPDADGVFEVGNPVCGDIMKIYLKIKDGIIVDAKFKTFGCGAAVATSSMATEMIKGKSIEEALKLTNKAVAEALDGLPPVKMHCSVLAEEAVKGAIEDYYKKHGINKQVE
- a CDS encoding metal-sensitive transcriptional regulator, with protein sequence MSASYKEQKEDLIKRLKKIEGQIKGIQKMIEEEKYCVDVLVQIAAVRSAINKVGSIILKSHAMGCVINAMGAEERKEKVDELVDTFIKFMK
- the trxA gene encoding thioredoxin; protein product: MVVELTADNFEQEVLKSDKPVLVDFWAAWCGPCRMVSPIIDELAEDYDGRVKVGKVNVDEQRGLAQRYGVMSIPTIILFKDGQIFDKIIGARPKKEFQAFVEKAL
- the mnmA gene encoding tRNA 2-thiouridine(34) synthase MnmA, with product MAKKVVLGMSGGVDSSVAAYLLQKEGYEVIGVTMQIWPDEDEEKVLHEGGCCSLSAVEDARRVASMLGIPYYVLNFKDIFKEKVIDYFVDEYIHGNTPNPCIACNRFIKFEALLHRARSIGADYVATGHYAKIEYDDGLGRYLLKKAVDQKKDQTYVLYSFTQEQLKHTLMPLGYYTKSQIREIASSLKLPVATKPESQEICFVPDDDYGRFIEEQKPDCVKSGYFVDTKGNVLGRHKGIAHYTIGQRRGLGISAGRPLYVVDIIPEENVVVVGEEEDVYGDELFAKDLNFIPFERLERAMEVNAKIRYTAKEAPATIFPIENDKVKVKFKEPQRAITPGQAVVFYDGDILVGGGIITRNP
- a CDS encoding threonine/serine exporter family protein, whose amino-acid sequence is MESKKVLKMAVCAGEMMLKSGAETYRVEDTIKRICTSGGIPHPESFVTPTGIFVSVEDTSGEVISVIKRIDNRSIDLNKVSLINDFSRQLASKKITAEEGFAILDEIKKTKKYPMAIRTLCGGIGSAFFTLVFGGTYMDSLATLIIATAVEYILLLLDRYNLSLFFTNILGGFITAIMTIVLVNAGLGHNIDRIIIGAVMIMVPGVALTNAIRDTISGDLVSGSSRAAEALVIAIGVAAGIGTILNVYIRFWR